The DNA sequence TGTTTTTAATACAAAGCAGGATGAACCCATATGAAAAAATTGGTTATCCAAGATAATAGTACCATCCGAAAAAAGGTTTACACCTATGTGCGGGAGCAGATCCTGAGCGGTCAGATCGCCCCCAATGAGCGCTTGATCGAGACCAAGATTGCCCAGGAGATCGGGACATCCAGAACCCCGGTGCGTGAGGCCCTGCATAACCTGGAAATCGAAGGATTGATCCGGTCCATTCCCCGGGTAGGCTACCAGGTTAAAGCGATCAGTGAATCCGAAGTGGAAGAAACCTGTGCCATCCGGTCGGTCATTGAATGCCTGGCCGCCCAATGGGCCATGGAAAGGGCCTCGGCCAAAATCATCCGGGAACTTAAAAAGAATATCGCCGCCACGGCCGAACGGGTCTCCCGGGGAGAAGTCCGGGCTTTTATTGATCTGGACGCCCAATTCCACGAAATTATTGCTCGGGGCAGCGGTAGCACCCGGCTTCTGGAACTGTCTCAAACCCTGAGGGGTCACATGTTGCGTTACCGGGTCCAGAGTATTTTTTCAGAAGATGCCGTTTTAACGGCCTTAAAAGGACATGAGGGTATTCTCAAAGCTATTGAAAAAAAGGACCCCCAAAAGGTAACTGAGGCCATACAAGTCCATCTGGAGGAATCGAAAAAGAACATTTTGCGGTATGCAATAAAGAAGTGAAGGCTGATTAAATCCGAGCACGATCATTTAACGCAAACATAAAGTTCGGAGTTAAGAGTTCGGAGTTCGGAGAAAACCATTTTCATGTTTCGCGATGCCCGTAATAGGGAATGAGGGTTTAATCCGTCTTTTTTCAAAAGGAGGATTGTCCATGGACCGTTTCTGGGCCGTTTTCGACAGGGTTAATAA is a window from the Deltaproteobacteria bacterium genome containing:
- a CDS encoding GntR family transcriptional regulator, which translates into the protein MKKLVIQDNSTIRKKVYTYVREQILSGQIAPNERLIETKIAQEIGTSRTPVREALHNLEIEGLIRSIPRVGYQVKAISESEVEETCAIRSVIECLAAQWAMERASAKIIRELKKNIAATAERVSRGEVRAFIDLDAQFHEIIARGSGSTRLLELSQTLRGHMLRYRVQSIFSEDAVLTALKGHEGILKAIEKKDPQKVTEAIQVHLEESKKNILRYAIKK